Proteins from one Anopheles nili chromosome 2, idAnoNiliSN_F5_01, whole genome shotgun sequence genomic window:
- the LOC128731863 gene encoding 39S ribosomal protein L15, mitochondrial encodes MSVKHTTEKALQMLRTLPRVTIGNIRDNPQSKQNSKRGRGQHGGDKHGAGNKGSGQRQNYMRLGYETGNTPFYLRFGYEPYYKGHHLKREYPPISLHQLQKIIDTDRLDSRMPIDLTTICNTGLFEIRPDLLHYGVQLTDEGADDFRAKINIEVQHAPEPVIAAIERNGGVIRTAYYDPHSLYAVVNPKKWFEKGVPIPRRMLPPQDAVEYYTSARNRGYLADPEQISQERLVLAQKYGYTLPKIEDDPDYEMLVQTKDPRQIFYGLNPGWVISLKDRAIIKEKAPTIQV; translated from the exons ATGTCCGTAAAACATACCACAGAAAAGGCTCTACAAATGCTAAGGACGCTGCCACGTGTCACAATCGGAAACATACGCGACAACCCGCAGTCGAAACAGAAC TCCAAACGAGGCCGTGGACAACATGGAGGAGATAAACACGGCGCTGGTAATAAGGGATCTGGCCAACGACAGAACTATATGCGACTCGGCTATGAAACCGGTAACACCCCGTTCTACCTTCGCTTCGGGTACGAGCCGTACTACAAAGGGCACCATTTGAAGCGCGAGTATCCTCCGATTAGCTTGCACCAGCTGCAAAAGATCATCGACACGGATCGGCTAGACTCACGCATGCCCATCGACCTCACGACCATCTGCAACACGGGCTTGTTCGAAATCCGGCCAGACCTGCTGCATTACGGTGTGCAGCTAACGGACGAAGGGGCAGACGATTTTCGCGCGAAAATTAACATCGAGGTTCAGCACGCTCCCGAACCAGTCATTGCAGCCATCGAACGCAACGGTGGCGTAATCCGGACCGCTTACTACGACCCTCACAGTCTGTACGCGGTCGTTAACCCCAAGAAGTGGTTCGAGAAAGGTGTCCCCATTCCCAGGCGCATGCTTCCACCACAGGACGCCGTGGAGTACTACACGAGCGCACGAAACCGAGGCTACCTGGCCGATCCGGAGCAAATCAGCCAAGAGCGGCTCGTGTTAGCGCAGAAGTATGGTTACACGCTACCCAAAATCGAGGATGATCCTGATTACGAAATGCTTGTGCAAACCAAAGACCCACGGCAGATTTTCTACGGTCTGAACCCGGGATGGGTGATCAGCTTAAAGGATCGTGCAATCATTAAGGAGAAAGCTCCAACCATACAGGTTTAG
- the LOC128719989 gene encoding alsin homolog yields MVTTDMISIYCDLNDENKLSIVLPEDYEPSCGLKLRVLGETHILLDANGVLLQGVYRASEKRIEFQCLERGIADFDTEGNWIFSIKAENGTVQRSRNGSLKEWIHLFPDRQGFVRLCCNNNGILLLADDGSLFVQGDFGTVFNCDQLTEVHEVKEECVQQLAAGIDYAIISLQKRTKVFSAIQDDIYFDKYAFAEEDPGRYSDWRNIFEHYNFQPLHHQMIDTSVTMDEASVYGHMLHQTGVASFGKVNKGQLGTGDHIRRDKIHQLNVYNVAKIVSCCDYSSALTIEGQLFFWGDMNKNQAVSWRLGNEGNTSTPTVCNRFKHVMDVCSGKFQTYALTTDLKLFDIKSTSDDEWLTYKISAPEVHRGREIGEHIPFVLASDSLLLINHLPIRQDVLKIYNKEQDTLQALSKHIKELNSKKLKKYEGVLYFHRCCTSLFHLLVLRMQSLRSFLVQHAINRLIFVKMHREIYLLYQWMVQCFCNCECIGHMGPKDHEIIKIYLGNVQVQIDLAELLIRIHSDNPLDESTENDLLTVKSAWMRFLNEEVSEKMGNVMQQTKEFWHREENIRWQTIKQLHRRVILDSNDVTLKLLDVNIFSSSPRFVLFNDVFCYLSGQNTVVKYPLRLVWITTEVSELHRSRYKDKHRYMITIITPEETLRCHTLNLADKMHWLGALKTQILQCLDKKTHDKQPLYRFARYDYSERNERLTGSWYEGMWLIGQMDGIGSLNSPDRSYNGEFYHSNITGYGRMNRTVFGISTVYEGEFVNGKYDGYGRLKTTSNRSTHYFRYKGYFKADKYNGFGTLSTSAYQYNGDFVNDQKEGFGVVEDSLNGVKFIGMFMGDKKHGNGILVTTNGTYYVGFFANDVLTHSTAGLAIFPSGIYYKGELTIDGPFGKGVFYYPEREIDSEQFELDDSNTKMAGHTMTGVFGGTWSNVKISNASMALDQVFNKVPMLDLKINAERKWSSIFACFHETLFGTSDIVAIRRMDIKKVWNKVAIFVSRAKRKEQLKATNFIVSKPSELDDRTAAQICQSGYEMQSASTLSLRSSYSDSRLSLHNGDSSSPAAPSPTIAPDAMSVQSFSSVTSRSEEDEFMLHPTSYGRRGRQSSPFRDLDFIPNFCITSIDLEGLELLRCYLIDAFQSVYHPLHGLFEKLSNCFYSTYSCWKFTPNSILCEPAMNEWISIVSRIYTLVLTVMFPALPKDSIMIGDELVSYQSLLYPILMTQGIYSALFVLYASKCSKNDEIYRQRILICLKKTDENLAQLLDINRNLVPIIKHEKYQQAIESLNSFREKCCPSEMIKHINEAFALVDQACKEQEVRMDVAADNLLELIIWLIIKANLPQLGAEISLLEDLMQNDYGLSSRNTQNDYCLITLKASYQYIISDNFFVNKTFDPAGASP; encoded by the exons ATGGTTACTACAGATATGATTTCGATTTACTGTGATCTGAACGATGAAAACAAACTGTCGATTGTCCTTCCGGAAGACTACGAGCCTTCGTGTGGCTTAAAGCTGCGTGTGCTTGGCGAGACTCACATCCTTTTGGACGCTAACGGAGTACTGTTGCAAGGCGTATACCGGGCCTCGGAAAAAAGGATAGAATTCCAATGTTTGGAACGGGGTATCGCCGACTTCGACACCGAGGGCAATTGGATATTTTCCATTAAGGCCGAAAACGGAACAGTGCAAAGGAGCAGGAACGGATCCCTCAAAGAATGGATTCACCTATTTCCCGACCGCCAAGGGTTTGTACGATTGTGCTGCAACAATAACGGAATCCTGCTGCTGGCTGATGACGGAAGTTTGTTCGTGCAAGGTGACTTTGGAACAGTATTCAACTGTGATCAATTAACAGAGGTGCACGAGGTCAAAGAAGAGTGTGTTCAGCAGCTTGCCGCTGGCATTGATTATGCGATCATATCTTtgcaaaaacgcaccaaagTGTTCAGCGCTATACAGGACGATATATATTTCGATAAGTATGCATTTGCTGAGGAAGATCCTGGACGATACAGTGACTGGCGGAACATATTCGAGCATTACAACTTCCAGCCGCTCCATCATCAGATGATCGATACTTCAGTGACGATGGATGAGGCGTCGGTTTATGGCCACATGTTACATCAAACAGGAGTTGCTAGCTTCGGTAAGGTTAATAAAG GTCAACTCGGTACCGGAGATCACATACGTCGGGATAAGATTCATCAGCTCAATGTGTATAACGTTGCAAAAATAGTTTCCTGCTGCGATTATTCATCGGCGCTAACGATCGAAGGCCAGCTTTTCTTCTGGGGAGATATGAACAAAAACCAGGCCGTTAGTTGGAGGCTAGGAAATGAGGGAAACACTAGTACTCCTACAGTTTGCAATCGGTTTAAGCACGTGATGGACGTTTGCAGCGGCAAGTTCCAGACATATGCGCTGACCACGGATCTTAAACTGTTCGACATCAAATCAACATCGGACGATGAATGGTTAACCTACAAAATATCTGCTCCAGAAGTTCACCGAGGCCGGGAAATTGGCGAACACATTCCGTTCGTATTGGCAAGCGATAGCTTGCTATTGATAAATCATCTTCCTATTAGACAGGATGTGCTCAAAATATACAACAAGGAACAAGACACGCTTCAAGCTCTGTCAAAGCATATTAAAGAATTAAATtctaaaaaactaaaaaagtATGAGGGTGTGCTATATTTCCACCGATGCTGTACCTCATTATTCCATCTGCTTGTGCTGAGAATGCAGTCCCTGCGATCATTCCTGGTACAGCATGCAATAAACCGGCTCATATTTGTGAAGATGCACCGTGAGATCTATCTGCTTTACCAGTGGATGGTTCAGTGTTTTTGTAATTGTGAATGTATTGGCCATATGGGGCCAAAGGATCACGAGATTATTAAGATTTACTTGGGCAACGTGCAGGTTCAGATCGATCTGGCGGAGCTATTGATTCGGATCCATTCTGATAATCCGCTGGACGAATCCACAGAAAACGATCTACTAACGGTGAAATCAGCATGGATGCGATTCCTTAACGAAGAGGTCAGCGAGAAGATGGGCAATGTAATGCAGCAAACCAAAGAGTTTTGGCATCGTGAGGAAAACATAAGATGGCAAACGATCAAGCAACTACATCGACGTGTCATATTGGACTCCAACGACGTAACGCTGAAGCTACTGGATGTAAACATTTTCTCTTCCTCACCACGATTCGTGTTATTTAACGACGTGTTTTGCTACCTATCAGGCCAGAATACGGTTGTGAAATATCCTCTACGACTCGTCTGGATAACGACGGAAGTAAGCGAGCTGCATCGGAGCCGGTACAAAGACAAGCACCGATATATGATTACAATCATCACTCCGGAAGAGACGCTCCGTTGTCACACGCTGAATTTGGCCGACAAAATGCACTGGCTCGGTGCGTTAAAAACACAGATCTTGCAATGTTTGGACAAGAAGACGCACGACAAGCAGCCGCTTTATCGATTTGCGCGGTACGATTAcagcgaacggaacgaaaggcTTACGGGGTCCTGGTACGAGGGAATGTGGTTAATTGGACAGATGGATGGAATAGGTTCGCTGAATAGCCCCGATCGATCGTACAATGGAGAGTTTTACCATAGCAATATCACAGGATACGGCCGCATGAATCGTACCGTTTTCGGAATTTCCACCGTCTACGAAG GTGAATTTGTTAACGGCAAGTATGACGGATATGGACGATTGAAAACTACAAGTAATCGATCGACGCACTACTTTCGCTATAAAGGATATTTCAAGGCGGACAAGTACAACGGTTTCGGTACACTCTCGACGAGCGCGTACCAGTACAACGGAGACTTTGTAAACGACCAAAAAGAAGGCTTCGGTGTGGTGGAGGATAGCCTGAATGGTGTGAAATTTATTGGCATGTTTATGGGTGACAAAAAGCATGGCAACGGCATTCTCGTAACGACGAACGGCACGTATTATGTGGGGTTTTTCGCCAACGACGTACTCACACATTCCACCGCTGGGTTGGCCATATTTCCAAGCGGAATTTACTACAAGGGTGAGCTTACCATCGATGGCCCTTTCGGCAAGGGAGTGTTCTACTATCCAGAACGAGAGATCGATTCGGAACAATTCGAGCTAGATGATTCCAATACCAAGATGGCAGGTCACACAATGACAGGCGTCTTTGGAGGCACGTGGTCAAATGTGAAAATCAGTAACGCCTCTATGGCATTGGATCAGGTGTTCAATAAAGTGCCCAT GTTGGATCTCAAGATTAACGCGGAACGAAAATGGTCGTCGATATTTGCTTGTTTCCATGAGACGCTCTTCGGTACCAGTGACATCGTTGCTATCAGACGCATGGACATCAAGAAGGTGTGGAACAAGGTGGCCATTTTCGTAAGCCGAGCCAAGCGAAAAGAGCAACTTAAGGCAACGAATTTTATCGTATCAAAGCCAAGTGAACTGGACGATCGTACGGCGGCTCAAATTTGCCAATCTGGCTACGAGATGCAGAGCGCATCGACGCTTTCGTTGCGCTCGAGTTACTCCGACTCTCGATTATCGCTCCATAACGGCGATTCATCCTCACCGGCGGCACCGTCCCCGACGATCGCACCCGACGCAATGTCGGTGCAAAGTTTTTCCTCTGTGACGTCACGAAGCGAGGAGGACGAATTCATGCTGCACCCGACAAGTTATGGCCGCCGCGGGCGGCAATCGTCCCCATTCCGCGATCTCGATTTCATTCCCAATTTTTGTATCACCTCCATCGACCTCGAGGGGTTGGAGTTGCTGCGATGCTACCTCATCGATGCCTTTCAAAGCGTGTACCATCCGTTGCATGGGCTGTTCGAGAAGCTGTCGAATTGCTTCTACTCGACGTACAGCTGCTGGAAGTTCACGCCGAATTCCATCCTCTGCGAACCGGCTATGAACGAGTGGATATCGATCGTCAGTCGCATTTACACCCTAGTGCTGACGGTGATGTTTCCCGCCCTGCCGAAGGACTCCATCATGATCGGAGA CGAACTTGTGTCATATCAAAGCCTGCTGTATCCAATACTCATGACGCAAGGGATTTACTCTGCCCTGTTCGTCCTTTACGCCAGCaagtgcagcaaaaatgatgaaatcTATCGACAACGGATATTAATTTGCTTGAAAAAGACTGATGAAAATTTGGCTCAGCTTCTTGACATCAACCG CAACCTAGTACCTATTATCAAACACGAAAAGTATCAACAAGCAATCGAGAGTTTGAACAGCTTCCGGGAAAAGTGTTGCCCGAGCGAGATGATAAAGCATATCAACGAAGCGTTTGCGCTTGTCGACCAAGCGTGCAAAGAACAGG AAGTCCGGATGGACGTGGCCGCTGACAACCTGCTGGAGTTGATCATATGGCTCATCATCAAGGCCAACCTGCCGCAATTGGGCGCTGAAATTAGTCTACTCGAGGATCTCATGCAGAACGATTACGGTCTTAGCTCTCGGAACACGCAGAACGATTACTGTTTGATCACACTGAAGGCTTCCTATCAGTATATTATAAGTGATAACTTTTTCGTTAACAAAACATTCGACCCGGCCGGAGCGAGTCCGTGA
- the LOC128730201 gene encoding ATPase inhibitor A, mitochondrial-like — protein sequence MFALQSRFTRFYPSCLRLAKMSQVGEMGSGAGKGGGGGGTIREAGGSFGKMEAAHEEEYFYKQQREQLAKLKSNTEGTKSSGEQK from the exons ATGTTTGCTCTACAGAGCCGTTTCACCCGCTTTTACCCGTCTTGTTTGAG ATTAGCGAAGATGAGTCAAGTTGGCGAAATGGGAAGCGGTGCGGGTAaaggcggtggcggtggcggaaCTATTCGAGAAGCTGGTGGATCTTTTGGTAAAATGGAAGCGGCACATGAAGAGGAATACTTCTACAAGCAGCAACGGGAACAGTTGGCCAAACTGAAATCCAACACCGAGGGGACTAAATCGAGCGGGGAGCAAAAGTAG
- the LOC128728865 gene encoding uncharacterized protein LOC128728865 codes for MFVALVRPILGLLLLWPVPPAVAIVYVRLKNERGPTAARAGVHCLELLSHTYFYTTGSTQIENIVIFYLRNLSSPAREILLGYLQKHHTGYDTTDEDDEHHKDEEGSQYQLKLMSDEPTPFEAEIGRMAQFRDHKQIDYYVIVMDNFDGLRRAMARVRMTAAFNPRGKFVLLYNNPNDRDSNRRLANRVLKLLFIDHHSVNVLFAFAIDAVSYEVYTGDPYHGAQDCGQMKALKVAMVVNGTFVNQGLSPVMINMPKVPPQMESCTFLLCTRVAPPFIDLDCRRGLELQIMDLLRESMKFKVNVSCTEMDRGEPTADGNWTDLLGEMRADECDIIAGGFNPDFDVHEDFGSTYLYLQDYYTWFVPAAGHDARWKLLLFIFEVSTWELFGCVLLVSGCVWRFVGQFLPESAAHRQLTTCFLNTWCVFLCVSAHNRPACHALRLFFMALTLYALNVTTIYTSLLITVLTNPPLAYQLDTIEEILASGLPFGGRVDSEDWFENQFEDDRLVSERYNVSPEFQPSLVNLQAVADGRRSLLMSRLYVRNTKYYRQVHGLSKDVFVTQIEMIVEKGFPLLPKFNRILSNLIDMGIVEKLWKDFLYNVTILDRIRLNRAVSEQDILAASPEVVLTIDHLQSAFTLYGIGLCLCVVAFLLELLSQVRWIRRIASLLGVKWDEMLVRLQLRERKATDIAERVNGSQFFRACTQRGLYQVIVNVTGHSACGYRIEYNRKGSEEFRSWPFRNLSAPSRIKVQQQRRRFVALIKWEKSKLDIHMMHYCLAVSTDRRQRSLCQALGNSIHRPPCDEIPVNEYLHRLGPRDERKLDPAFGTTIVCTGTRTRQLIRGLKANVTYYVDVFAIHSQYNNVSFLLGSTQLQLNRTRPTQLIEGKIVIGKLSTLGGLALFSFKVPKRSTNNYFKLHITPCGGTVKVEVLKKKHHIMEPIRDVYYPRTITVRNVRPGERYVIRVSEADDTSRLSRIQVAVSSRESFLDLPRMPTNTTITELVPLRKCHSSTIAWFGSPEKDVTYCVYVFKLSKAQYYNNVKIPTYCELESRDVCSHPQFHNKHCFNGNEYNPLSLDIPNLLPEHYYTVFVTAISPRGRSLPYKSVRIKTAPYCLESNQILMAGLTGGKDTVKAAGLRKPGGQKRRNTIIVTKNSLTETGVSKRSRKLPATSRRIKSTPMQTT; via the exons ATGTTCGTCGCGCTGGTTCGTCCAATTTTGGGGCTGCTTCTACTGTGGCCTGTGCCCCCAGCGGTCGCCATCGTGTACGTGCGGTTGAAGAACGAACGTGGTCCAACGGCGGCTCGGGCCGGTGTACACTGTCTCGAGCTACTGAGCCATACGTACTTCTACACGACCGGTTCGACGCAGATCGAGAACATCGTCATCTTCTACTTGCGGAACCTCAGCTCACCGGCGCGCGAAATCCTGCTCGGGTATCTGCAAAAGCACCATACCGGGTACGACACcaccgacgaggacgatgaacATCATAAGGATGAGGAAGGATCCCAATACCAGCTGAAACTGATGTCAGACGAACCGACGCCCTTTGAAGCGGAGATCGGACGGATGGCGCAGTTTCGGGATCACAAACAGATCGACTACTACGTCATCGTGATGGATAACTTCGATGGATTGCGGCGTGCGATGGCACGCGTCAGGATGACGGCTGCGTTTAACCCTCGTGGGAAGTTCGTGCTGCTGTACAACAACCCTAACGATCGGGATTCGAACCGGCGACTGGCTAATCGTGTTCTCAAGCTGTTGTTCATCGATCACCACTCCGTGAACGTGCTgttcgcgttcgcgatcgACGCCGTTAGCTACGAGGTGTACACAGGTGATCCGTACCACGGAGCGCAGGACTGTGGCCAGATGAAGGCCCTTAAGGTGGCGATGGTCGTGAACGGGACGTTCGTGAACCAGGGACTCTCACCGGTCATGATCAACATGCCGAAGGTGCCACCGCAGATGGAGTCGTGCACGTTCCTGTTGTGTACGCGCGTTGCACCACCTTTTATCGATCTGGACTGTCGGCGTGGGCTCGAGCTGCAGATCATGGATCTACTGCGGGAATCGATGAAGTTCAAGGTGAACGTTTCGTGTACTGAGATGGATCGTGGCGAACCAACGGCCGACGGGAACTGGACGGATCTGCTTGGGGAAATGCGTGCGGATGAGTGTGATATCATTGCGGGAGGATTTAACCCGGACTTTGACGTGCACGAGGACTTCGGCTCGACGTACCTGTATCTGCAGGACTACTACACGTGGTTCGTACCGGCAGCAGGCCACGATGCGCGCTGGAAATTGCTCCTATTCATCTTCGAAGTCAGCACATGGGAgctgtttgggtgtgtgttgctcgtgtccgggtgtgtgtggcgaTTTGTTGGCCAATTCCTACCGGAATCGGCTGCCCATCGACAGCTAACCACGTGTTTCCTGAACACCTGGTGTGTGTTCCTGTGCGTATCAGCACACAATCGCCCAGCGTGTCACGCGCTCCGGTTGTTCTTCATGGCGCTGACGTTGTACGCGCTTAACGTGACCACGATCTACACGAGTCTGCTGATCACGGTGCTCACGAACCCACCGCTAGCGTACCAACTCGACACGATCGAGGAGATCCTGGCAAGTGGGCTACCGTTTGGAGGTCGCGTTGACAGCGAGGACTGGTTTGAGAACCAGTTCGAGGACGATCGGCTCGTGTCTGAGCGGTACAACGTTTCACCCGAGTTCCAGCCATCCCTCGTAAATCTGCAGGCCGTCGCGGACGGGCGTCGATCGTTGCTGATGAGCCGGCTTTATGTGCGCAACACCAAGTACTACCGGCAGGTGCACGGCCTGTCGAAGGACGTGTTCGTGACGCAGATCGAGATGATCGTCGAGAAGGGATTCCCGCTGTTGCCCAAGTTTAACCGTATCCTCTCGAATCTAATCGACATGGGCATAGTGGAAAAGCTGTGGAAGGACTTCCTGTACAACGTGACCATACTGGACAGGATACGATTGAACCGCGCAGTGAGCGAACAGGACATCCTGGCCGCATCGCCCGAGGTCGTCCTGACGATCGATCATCTGCAGAGTGCGTTCACGCTGTATGGGATTGggttgtgtctgtgtgtggtgGCATTCCTTTTAGAACTGCTCTCGCAGGTGCGCTGGATTCGTCGAATTGCATCTCTGTTAGGTGTCAAGTGGGACGAGATGCTGGTGCGATTGCAGCTGAGGGAACGCAAAGCGACTG ACATTGCTGAACGTGTGAACGGGAGCCAATTCTTTCGAGCGTGCACGCAACGTGGCCTTTACCAGGTGATCGTGAACGTGACAGGACACTCGGCGTGTGGCTACCGCATCGAGTACAACCGAAAAGGCTCCGAGGAGTTCCGAAGTTGGCCATTCCGCAATCTGAGCGCTCCATCGCGCATTAAAGTACAACAGCAACGGCGCCGATTCGTTGCCCTGATTAAGTGGGAAAAAAGCAAGCTGGACATCCACATGATGCACTACTGCCTTGCGGTTAGTACGGACCGGCGCCAACGCAGTCTCTGTCAGGCGTTAGGCAACTCCATCCATCGGCCACCGTGTGATGAAATTCCAGTCAACGAATACCTGCATCGATTGGGCCCAAGGGATGAGCGTAAACTTGATCCTGCATTTGGGACGACGATCGTCTGCACGGGAACTCGCACACGTCAGCTGATCCGAGGGCTGAAAGCCAACGTGACGTACTACGTGGACGTGTTTGCGATCCACTCACAGTATAATAACGTTTCGTTCCTGCTCGGATCGACGCAGCTTCAGCTAAACCGGACCCGACCAACGCAGCTGATCGAGGGCAAGATCGTGATCGGGAAGTTGTCCACACTCGGGGGATTGGCGCTGTTTAGCTTTAAGGTACCGAAACGATCAACGAACAACTACTTCAAGCTGCACATCACACCGTGCGGTGGCACAGTTAAGGTGGAGGTGctcaaaaagaaacaccacatCATGGAGCCGATCCGGGACGTGTACTATCCCAGGACGATCACGGTACGGAACGTGCGTCCTGGTGAACGCTACGTGATTCGGGTGTCTGAAGCGGACGATACCTCACGGCTCAGTCGCATCCAGGTAGCTGTTAGCTCGAGAGAAAGCTTTCTAGATCTACCTCGGATGCCgacaaacaccaccatcacggaGCTGGTGCCACTACGCAAGTGCCACTCGAGCACGATCGCGTGGTTTGGTTCACCTGAGAAGGACGTGAC GTACTGCGTGTACGTGTTCAAGCTCTCGAAAGCGCAGTACTACAATAACGTGAAGATCCCGACGTACTGTGAGCTGGAGAGCCGGGATGTCTGTAGTCACCCGCAGTTCCACAACAAGCACTGTTT CAACGGAAACGAGTACAACCCACTCTCGCTGGACATTCCCAACCTGCTACCGGAGCACTATTACACCGTGTTCGTGACCGCTATCTCTCCGCGGGGTCGTAGTCTACCGTACAAGTCCGTACGCATCAAAACGGCTCCCTACTGCCTTGAAAGCAACCAGATCCTGATGGCTGGCTTGACTGGCGGAAAAGATACCGTGAAGGCGGCCGGATTGCGAAAACCAGGTGGTCAAAAGCGCCGCAACACCATTATCGTCACCAAGAACAGCCTAACGGAGACCGGAGTTTCCAAGCGATCTCGCAAGTTGCCGGCAACGTCCAGAAGGATAAAGTCCACCCCGATGCAGACCACCTGA